A genome region from Penicillium psychrofluorescens genome assembly, chromosome: 3 includes the following:
- a CDS encoding uncharacterized protein (ID:PFLUO_005354-T1.cds;~source:funannotate), whose product MPHWREEYAAALAARDRREQANGALYDAYTKLADRTSALAAAPRATGPSPPTAHKVSSEAQRSIPSPITTKKQLSAEPGTHLTDLLNATRTDLSEAQRSRSELQDRLNRITTEVEKLRKKSGQDGRRISALESERVHLQLRLKDRDEELRGKAKLLEDFQDEMATLNLQLNMAEERSTRFQRENQELVDRWMARMGQEAEAMNDASKFS is encoded by the exons ATGCCCCACTGGCGAGAAGAATACGCCGCTGCTTTGGCTGCGAGAGATCGTCGGGAGCAAGCCAACGGTGCTCTATATGATGCCT ATACCAAGCTCGCAGATCGTACCAGTGCGCTAGCAGCAGCACCCCGTGCAACAGGACCCAGCCCTCCAACGGCTCACAAAGTTTCAAGCGAAGCCCAGCGCTCCATACCATCACCCATCACCACAAAGAAACAGCTATCTGCCGAGCCAGGAACCCACTTGACGGACCTTTTGAATGCAACCCGCACAGACCTTTCGGAAGCCCAGCGTTCGCGCTCCGAGTTACAAGACCGTTTGAACCGGATTACCACCGAAGTTGAGAAGCTTCGCAAAAAGAGTGGACAGGATGGTCGACGGATCAGTGCGTTGGAAAGCGAGAGGGTCCATCTGCAGCTACGCCTCAAAGATCGGGATGAAGAGCTGAGAGGGAAGGCCAAGCTGTTAGAG GATTTCCAAGATGAAATGGCTACCCTCAACCTCCAACTCAACATGGCAGAAGAGCGGTCCACTCGATTCCAGCGTGAGAACCAGGAGCTCGTGGATCGCTGGATGGCGAGAATGGGCCAGGAAGCCGAAGCCATGAACGATGCGTCAAAGTTTTCCTAA
- a CDS encoding uncharacterized protein (ID:PFLUO_005355-T1.cds;~source:funannotate) — translation MGFFDHLQKGGAFSLQPKKPQVRKVAQARPPATASRSTPSTPDARPRRPQPSSDPSRKVSAVKSRSVSSDADARPAKQRLSTPSRIRKRPTPETRLSSDDDVSDSDTSFEVRKRARTSASAEPDPDRRLRSVKAFSEEGARPFKMVHAADITSEQKAGKFKPGFGAEGKPTEILLQYPSASQRERYDLVVPRENDGFRPIDDIVQVIETVSDNYIPEDDSEEFNNETTGIRRRLRRALAVVSETQFKDAVNDYNEAIERLRANGSLAKRLDTTHRMVLPWVERMLTQIYARTVSPRVESLRQYENGTDNVYGELLPRFISNIFKETKLKSGQVFVDLGSGVGNVVLQAALEIGCESWGCEMMSNACDLADLQQAEFKARCRLWGIAPGKTHLVRGDFLEQQSIVDVLKRADVILINNQAFTPQLNNELINHFLDMKEGCKIVSLKSFVPAGHKIQSRNLNSPINLLKVQQKNYWSNSVSWTDVGGTYFIATKDSARLKAFTENSL, via the exons atgggcttcttcgacCACCTCCAGAAAGGAGGGGCCTTCTCCCTCCAACCTAAAAAGCCTCAGGTTCGCAAAGTCGCCCAGGCTCGACCACCAGCTACTGCCTCGCGATCGACGCCCTCTACCCCCGACGCCCGCCCTCGCCGGCCGCAGCCCTCATCGGACCCCAGCCGCAAAGTCTCCGCGGTCAAGTCGCGGTCAGTCTCGAGCGACGCGGACGCTCGCCCCGCGAAGCAACGACTGAGCACCCCATCTCGCATCCGTAAGCGGCCCACGCCCGAAACACGGCTCTCGAGCGACGACGATGTCAGCGACAGCGATACCTCGTTTGAAGTGCGCAAGCGCGCGCGCACGAGCGCCAGCGCGGAACCCGATCCCGACAGACGTCTTCGCTCGGTGAAGGCTTTTTCGGAGGAAGGAGCGAGGCCATTCAAGATGGTGCACGCTGCTGATATCACCTCGGAACAGAAGGCTGGCAAATTCAAACCGGGCTTTGGGGCCGAGGGTAAGCCGACTGAGATTCTTCTGCAGTATCCCAGTGCGTCGCAGAGGGAAAG ATATGACTTGGTGGTGCCTCGAGAAAACGACGGCTTTCGGCCGATTGACGACATCGTGCAGGTGATCGAGACTGTGTCTGACAATTATATTCCGGAGGACGACTCAGAAGAGTTCAATAACGAGACAACGGGTATCAGACGACGACTGCGCCGGGCTTTAGCTGTTGTGTCAGAGACCCAGTTCAAAGATGCGGTCAACGATTAcaacgaggccattgagCGGTTGAGGGCCAACGGCAGTCTGGCGAAGCGTCTTGACACGACACATCGTATGGTTCTCCCTTGGGTGGAGCGGATGTTGACGCAAATCTATGCGCGCACCGTTTCTCCTCGCGTCGAGTCTCTGCGTCAATACGAAAACGGCACGGACAACGTCTACGGAGAACTCCTCCCTCGGTTCATCAGCAACATCTTCAAAGAGACCAAACTGAAATCAGGCCAGGTGTTCGTCGACCTAGGATCTGGCGTGGGCAACGTGGTTCTCCAGGCCGCGCTCGAGATCGGCTGCGAGAGCTGGGGCTGCGAGATGATGTCCAACGCGTGCGATCTGGCCGACCTACAGCAGGCCGAGTTCAAGGCCCGATGCCGGCTGTGGGGCATTGCGCCGGGCAAGACGCATCTCGTTCGCGGTGACTTCCTCGAGCAGCAGAGTATTGTCGATGTCCTGAAACGCGCGGACGTgatcctcatcaacaaccaaGCTTTTACGCCGCAGTTGAACAACGAGCTGATCAATCATTTTCTGGATATGAAGGAGGGCTGCAAGATTGTCTCGCTCAAGTCGTTCGTCCCCGCCGGCCATAAAATCCAGTCGCGCAATCTCAACTCTCCGATCAATCTGTTGAAGGTCCAGCAGAAGAACTATTGGTCGAATAGCGTCAGCTGGACTGACGTTGGTGGTACCTATTTTATCGCCACTAAAGATAGTGCGCGACTGAAGGCATTTACGGAAAATTCTCTCTGA
- a CDS encoding uncharacterized protein (ID:PFLUO_005356-T1.cds;~source:funannotate), with translation MLSRVVALTAIYIGGALSTTLTGEAKAMMEDSMAWMDNFFDPKENLIFEVQSDAAMNHETLESVWYAVGLLARNGNQGQDVSHAEGIITRVIDDQYKDPADIWFGVYTKEPEEPYVGTAPYPATRYGSWDPNWYDFVGTAFVTIYEEFGPILSASTKEYMLESMVNSSIGNSRRGGDVDGDNLWPAYSNPAIMRAATTTWTGVKTGNKTMQAEGEGYAQQIIDLWDLHKTLSEFNSPTYTGISLFGLTLWGKYMPKSSILAQRGPDIFRGTFSTVAQLWHAGMRNLAGPWDRSYSFNMQTSLGHLSLLLAPIIGREESGLRQNPWIMSHARDWCWASLIAVHAEYFTSLVPQNVKKMLKEFSPHTWRGQVYYPPFDLETRNITTWLGEKLMIGAQSYHTTSSNGPDDNNEQFHPAVAQWTYNNGDIGWLDLRASVPHLLVDVSPNRLNLTYPDGDASSVFTFYASPSLLQRNVQGWSDIQGVNISISGNVDPNATVKFAGRFGGSYGPYYDYNYWYLQHTMPAGFEGTPELVIDFTY, from the exons ATGCTATCTAGAGTAGTGGCCTTGACGGCCATCTACATCGGCGGTGCTCTCAGCACCACTTTGACCGGCGAGGCCAAAGCCATGATGGAGGACTCCATGGCGTGGATGGACAATTTCTTTGATCCCAAGGAGAATCTCATCTTTGAGGTCCAGTCCGACGCTGCCATGAACCACGAGACACTCGAGTCCGTCTGGTATGCCGTCGGTCTCCTCGCCAGGAACGGCAATCAGGGCCAGGACGTATCCCACGCCGAGGGCATTATCACTCGCGTCATTGATGACCAGTACAAGGACCCGGCAGATATCTGGTTCGGCGTCTACACCAAGGAGCCCGAGGAGCCATACGTTGGTACTGCGCCGTACCCTGCCACGAGATATGGGTCTTGGGATCCCAATTGGTATGACTTTGTTGGCACTGCCTTTGTCACAATCTACGAGGAATTTGGGCCCATTCTTTCTGCCTCGACCAAGGAATACATGCTTGAGAGCATGGTTAACAGCAGTATTGGGAACTCGCGCCGGGGTGGCGACGTCGATGGGGATAATCTCTGGCCGGCCTACAGCAACCCTGCTATCATGCGCGCCGCGACGACAACCTGGACGGGCGTCAAGACAGGAAACAAGACAATGcaggccgagggcgagggctACGCCCAGCAGATTATCGACCTGTGGGACCTGCACAAGACCCTGTCTGAGTTCAACTCCCCCACCTACACCGGAATCTCCCTGTTCGGCCTCACCCTCTGGGGCAAGTACATGCCCAAGAGCTCCATCCTGGCCCAGCGCGGCCCCGACATCTTCCGCGGCACATTCAGCACGGTGGCCCAACTGTGGCACGCCGGCATGCGCAACCTGGCCGGGCCGTGGGACCGCTCCTACAGCTTCAACATGCAGACTAGCCTGGGCCACCTGTCTCTGTTGCTGGCGCCCATAATCGGCAGAGAGGAGTCCGGTCTGCGCCAGAACCCCTGGATTATGAGCCATGCGCGTGATTGGTGTTGGGCTTCGCTCATCGCCGTGCACGCCGAGTACTTCACGTCACTGGTGCCCCAGAACGTCAAGAAGATGCTGAAGGAATTTTCGCCACATACGTGGAGAGGCCAAGTGTATTATCCACCTTTTGACCTGGAGACGCGCAATATTACGACGTGGCTAGGCGAGAAGTTGATGATTGGGGCGCAGTCGTACCACACTACCAGCTCGAATGGACCGGACGACAATAACGAGCAGTTTCACCCTGCCGTGGCACAGTGGACGTACAATAATGGGGATATCGGTTGGCTTGAT CTTCGTGCCAGCGTGCCACATCTACTCGTCGACGTGTCCCCCAACCGCCTGAATTTGACATATCCAGACGGAGATGCCAGCTCGGTTTTTACATTCTACGCCTCGCCGTCCCTGCTGCAGCGCAATGTTCAAGGCTGGAGTGATATTCAAGGTGTCAATATCTCCATCTCTGGTAATGTTGACCCTAATGCTACAGTCAAGTTTGCTGGCCGCTTCGGTGGTTCGTACGGTCCTTATTATGATTACAACTACTGGTATTTGCAGCACACGATGCCTGCCGGCTTTGAAGGCACACCGGAGTTGGTCATTGACTTCACTTACTAA
- a CDS encoding uncharacterized protein (ID:PFLUO_005357-T1.cds;~source:funannotate), giving the protein MAANLKDQHEPAAAVDAAMHQTPVPALQVIQRLEPVCNTSKRMVQLYLICGIMSLGSTMGGFDGSLMGNMLAMKSFQDQFGAEIVGVKTAYISSMYQIGSVCALPFIGPLTDTWGRRFGVGTGCVLLIIGTIVQGTSRALPQYLAGRFFLGFGGCIANVACPSYVVEMAHPIYRGVITGLYNCCYYLGSILAAATLRGSAGYAGNKSWLVPTWVQLVFPLILLPAAFSFPESPRWLFVHGKVEHCQAVLTKYHGNDNAASLYVQLELREFEEELELDGADRRWWDYRVLFNSRAAIYRAILCAVAVSAFSQWSGQGGLTYFLPAMLASTGIKDSTTVLDINIGIALTSGAAACCGASLMDRFGRRKMLITCCAIMGLLWAGLLGGTGAYYTLHNSDAAKASIVFVFLIGIVFSAAYTPLQALYPAECLSYEQRAKGMAFQNMAGNAAALVNQFAFPVAMKDITWKTYSIYLATCWAEAIYYYFVMVETKNKTLEELTDIFESPNPRLASLVQNTQVDEAVAQVQIVKTV; this is encoded by the coding sequence ATGGCAGCCAACCTCAAAGACCAACATgagcccgccgccgccgtcgacgcAGCCATGCACCAGACACCCGTCCCCGCCCTGCAGGTCATCCAGCGCCTCGAGCCCGTCTGCAACACCAGCAAGCGCATGGTCCAGCTGTACCTCATTTGCGGTATCATGTCTTTGGGCTCCACCATGGGGGGCTTCGATGGCTCCCTCATGGGCAACATGTTAGCCATGAAGTCCTTTCAGGACCAGTTCGGCGCCGAGATTGTCGGCGTCAAGACTGCCTACATCTCCAGCATGTACCAGATCGGCTCTGTCTGCGCGCTGCCCTTTATCGGGCCCCTGACGGATACCTGGGGGCGGCGCTTCGGCGTGGGGACGGGTTGTGTGCTTCTTATTATCGGCACCATCGTCCAGGGCACGTCTCGCGCGCTGCCGCAGTACCTGGCGGGGCGTTTCTTCCTTGGCTTTGGCGGCTGCATCGCTAATGTCGCGTGCCCGTCCTACGTGGTCGAGATGGCCCACCCTATATACCGCGGCGTCATCACCGGCCTATACAACTGCTGCTACTATCTGGGCTCCATCCTGGCAGCGGCCACTCTCCGCGGCAGCGCTGGCTATGCGGGCAACAAGTCGTGGCTAGTCCCCACATGGGTGCAGCTGGTGttccctctcatcctcctcccggcggccttctccttcccaGAGTCGCCGCGCTGGCTGTTCGTTCACGGCAAGGTGGAGCACTGCCAGGCCGTCCTAACTAAATACCACGGCAATGACAACGCAGCTTCGCTGTACGTCCAGCTCGAGCTGCgcgagttcgaggaggagctggagctggatgGTGCGGATCGCCGCTGGTGGGACTACCGCGTCTTGTTCAACTCGCGAGCGGCCATCTACCGCGCCATTCTGTGTGCCGTGGCCGTCTCTGCCTTTAGTCAGTGGTCGGGCCAAGGAGGGTTGACTTACTTCTTGCCGGCCATGCTGGCGTCCACCGGCATTAAAGACTCCACCACCGTCCTCGATATCAACATCGGCATAGCGCTGACTAGCGGTGCAGCAGCTTGTTGTGGTGCCAGTCTTATGGACCGCTTTGGCCGCCGCAAGATGCTCATCACTTGCTGCGCGATCATGGGTCTGCTGTGGGCCGGTCTGCTGGGGGGCACCGGCGCGTACTACACTCTTCACAATAGCGACGCAGCCAAGGCATCCATCGTCTTTGTCTTCCTGATTGGAATCGTCTTTTCTGCGGCCTACACGCCCCTCCAGGCCCTTTACCCAGCCGAGTGTCTTTCCTACGAGCAGCGTGCCAAAGGAATGGCGTTCCAGAACATGGCTGGCAATGCGGCCGCGCTAGTGAACCAATTTGCTTTCCCGGTCGCCATGAAGGATATCACGTGGAAGACGTATTCCATTTATCTAGCTACGTGCTGGGCTGAGGCGATATACTACTACTTTGTCATGGTGGAGACAAAAAACAAGACGCTGGAGGAGCTTACCGACATCTTTGAGAGTCCCAACCCGAGACTCGCATCGCTTGTTCAGAATACACAGGTCGATGAGGCGGTGGCACAGGTGCAAATTGTCAAGACTGTGTAA